The genomic DNA ATATGCATATGGGAATTTAAGATCCGAAAACGGTGTCCATAGACTTGTTCGCATATCTCCTTTTGATTCAAATAAAAGAAGGCACACATCGTTTGCCTCTGTGGATGTTATCCCTCAGATAGAAGATGATGTCCCTGTTGAAATAAAAGAAGCGGACTTAAAAATAGATGTCTACAGGGCAAGCGGCCCCGGCGGTCAGGGAGTAAATACAACAGACTCTGCTGTTCGTATCACACATATACCAACCAATATTATAGTGCAATGCCAAAATGAACGTTCCCAATTAAAAAACAAGGCAAGTGCAATGAAAGTTTTAAAGGCAAGAATTTACGAAATAGAGAGAAAAAAGAAAGAAGAAAAGATGATAAAACTTCACGGCGTAAAACAAAAAATAGAATGGGGAAGCCAGATTCGTTCTTACATACTTCAACCATATACATTAGTAAAAGACCATAGAACAGATATTGAGGTGGGCAACACACAATCTGTCCTTGACGGAGATATAGATATTTTTATTGAAGGCTACCTGAAAAAGATAGTAGATAGAAGATAGTAAGTATGTAGTAAATAGTAGGTAGGAGGTACTGGAAAAAATGGTGACAGGCAACTGGTGCTCTGGTGCTCCGGAGACTGGTTTTCCAGTTACCGGTTACCAGTTGTCTGTATTCTGTTGCCTTAAAAAAGGGGCTGTAGCTCAGTGAGGGAGAGCAACAGGCTGGCAGTCTGTGGGTCAGGGGTTCGAATCCCCTCAGCTCCACCAAGAAAATAGGAGATAGTAGGTAGTAGGTAGGAAAAAAAGATAAAAGATATTGAGTGAAATGCAGAAAATAGATTGTATTGGAGTATCCCCCTGACACAGAAAGGGGTTCGGGGAAAGAAGGCTTTCCCCATTGTTCAAGGGGTAATTCAAAGGGGTGAAACCCCTGTGAAGCGTAAGCGGGTCAGTGGGTTCGAATCCCCTCAGCTCCACCAAGAAAATAGGAGATAGTAGGTAGTAGGTAGGAAAAAAAGATAAAAGATATTGAGTGAAATGCAGAAAAACAGCGGACGATGTCAGAATTTTCTTTGAGTAAAATCCAGACGCCGACTGACGCAAAATTGTTTCGCAATTTTGCCAACGACTCACAGGCAAAAATTCCTGGTGGGGATGACACTCAGACC from bacterium Unc6 includes the following:
- a CDS encoding peptide chain release factor 2, giving the protein MFDLESKQARILSIEEQILKQDFWKDSQAATKIIQELKILKTQVQPWDEVQKQASDILEFSEIVEKNETSEIEQIRKELQSISEKIKKIETISLFTAEHDHSNAFLTIHSGAGGTESCDWVSMLLRMYKRWAENKQYKSQILDYLTGESAGIKSATILITGEYAYGNLRSENGVHRLVRISPFDSNKRRHTSFASVDVIPQIEDDVPVEIKEADLKIDVYRASGPGGQGVNTTDSAVRITHIPTNIIVQCQNERSQLKNKASAMKVLKARIYEIERKKKEEKMIKLHGVKQKIEWGSQIRSYILQPYTLVKDHRTDIEVGNTQSVLDGDIDIFIEGYLKKIVDRR